GTCAAGATGTTTTATTCCATGCAAAAGtcagaaacagaggaaaataacaaaaataaggaGAGATGTAAGAAAAAGGTCAGAAAGAAAGTTTATTGTGCTTATTAGAAGCTACAGCCATGGACGAATTATTACCATCCTACAGAGAACTTGCTTTTCTGTAAGGAAAGTTTAACTTTGTCTGCATGACACAAGCAGCCTACAGAAAGTGAAGCTGTCATGCTGCTGTAGTCTTTGATCTGTCTAAATTATAAAGCTCAGCAACTTTTGATGGATGTTTATGAccaatattaattaatattaatagaGGCATATTACCCTGCAAGCCTGAGCTTACACAGTCAATCCACACCAAAGCAAATATGTGTGAATGCATCCACAATGTCTCGTCAAAGAGTCCTTGAACAGTGCACTGAACCTCTATTTCCTCACACAATCTAAATAAACTTCATATCTATATATCATGGATACACAGACTTGTGCAAACCAATtcagcacaaaacaaaaatgttggtTCTTTAATTTGTGTAAAATGCAACCTACCATCTGCTCATGAAGTACTTACCTCCATGTCCTGTGCTGATTGTTTTGTTGCTCAGTATTTTCCAAAACAAATTGGAGAACAAAATAGGAAAGATTGTATTTCAGGCTAAAGTATAAAACTCCAGGTACAAGTCCCAACATGACTtctatatacacacaaaatgcatttatttctcTCAACCTTAACTAACAGGCGGATTAAGCCACTCCCTGTCTGGTTTGCAAACATGGGAGAAGACTTTTCTAAGgtgcaagagagaaaaagatcaGAGTTTCTCTACTTACCAAAAAGATTTGTACTATAATCTTCCCCATTAATGCTGCTCAGACTCCCTTATAGCTGCTTATACCTATCACCGTCTATCGCAACAATACTTCCCCAAATCACTACGTGCACAAGACCGTCACCCCATCACCATccatctctttctgtgtctgtcttttcctctctgtcccatccccctcttcctcctctcatccaGCGCTCCATCACACAGGAAGCCTGGTCTTCCTGAAAACAAGCATCGGAGCATGGAAAGGGACAAGGCCGAGGGGGGCAGGTACGTGAGGGGGAGCAGAGGATGTTTTTGTCGTTTCTCTACCCCTCTGGCCCCTCTGGCTGATGCAGGCCTCGCTGTGGTCCATCCTGAGGAAACCAGGCTCACGTCACTCTGGCCAGGCCTTGGGCCCACACGTGCTGCATGGTAGGGCCGGTGTGACGCAGTAACTGCTGCGCTCCAGCACTCCCTCACACATGGGAGCCATAAAGACATATGTGGACCAAAACAGCGGAAAACACAGCTTTGCGAATTATAATAGTATTAACAAGCAGGAAAAGTTGACTTTACATAGGGTGCATTTCAGTCACACAAAAGCGGTCATATGTCATTTGGGGAGATATTGTGAGAAATCTGTGTTTTGCCAGAACAAAAGTCTATACCTTTGCCAACTAACCTCACTCTGTTTCCTGTTCATAATGGTCACAGACTGCCAAGCCCCCTGCAAGTGTGAGAATTCCTCAGCAGGTGGTTTCCACAGACTCCCATTGACTGATTTatggtataaaaaaaataatgtatgaCACCAGTAGGTGCTGGcagttttaatgtgaaacactgAGATCATCAAAAATACACAGTATGAAAAAAGCTTCAAATATTACAAAGACACGGCTTAGCCTTGCATGGCAACATGGACTctcaattgtaaaaaaaaaaatcaagatgtCCAATTTTGGTGGTTTTAGGTGTTTAATTTCAGCCAATGTTGAAAcacataaattaaattaataattaattaataaatttaGCCCCTGTGtagaatttgaaaatgtgcaaatgtggtGCAAAGTAGTGACgaatttaattcattaaaaatgtcgCAGGATGTGGGTATCACAGAACAATAATACaaaagttttgtgtttgtttaaacatTATTCGCTGATTAACATGCTAGAAAATTAGAGCCGGTTTTTGCACCAGCTAACAGTAAATTCAAACCTAGTCTAGTTGCAACATAAATGTTTACTAAATTAAAAAGGGTTAAAACTAGTTCTTATGTAGATAGTAgttattatttaatatgtttaCCTAGTGGTTGCCAAATGTTTCGTAGTTAACGGAGTCAACTGACAATATTTACGTTAGCTTGCTAATGTACTGCATGACCCATTTAGAGTGAAGTGTAAAAGAGGTAGCTAATCTGTAATATGGTCACTTGCTAAAATACTATTTATAATGATGTAAACTGGGAagatttttaattgtatttcacaaaataacaacatatgTCAAATTAGAAAACCAGAAGCGTTACACTAGATGATGTAATATCACCTACATTAGCTAAATTAGCTTTTGACTGGACAGCACGATGTTTCCTAACAACAGAATTACATATTACTAAACCGTTTATACTAGCTTAgaagttttaatggtgcaatCAGATTTAGTAAGTCAGCTAGCTAGTTGAAACTAGCTAGTCGTTATTAAGAAATTAGGAGGGACTTTAAACTCAAATTTAGTGATGTATTTATAGATTAAGATTAACTGTTCCCACAGTGTGTTTAGCATCCTTTAAATGAACACTTGCTTGTTTGAGAACAGAGCTCTTGATATGCTAAATGTAGCATTTAGGAACAAGGCGACTGTGAGTAGGGACAGCTCCATGGAGCACAGCCTGAAAGTGACAGAGGCCAAAATAACAGGATGTTTACAGCCTGCGGAAACAATGCCAGGGACGACCACGAGCAGGCAGCAACATGCAGCATGTGGCTGGAAACACAAGCGAAGAGGAAACACAGGCCAGTCAGGTTCCCTCCAGATGCACCAAATATAACCTCACTGActgctgttttgtttacagaCAGGCGCTATCTAACTGGGATTTGTTTTGGTAGATTTAAATCCGCTATGACCTCTGACTCCTGGAGAAACCACTCTAGAAAAGCTGTGTGATGGcaagattttctttctttcagcctccctttcacacacagacaaacacacactgatggctgAAGTGGTCAGCTGCAGGTGACAGCGGACAGAAGGACACTGGTGGTTTCTGACACTGGAGGGTGAAGCCTTTTCACTTTGACCAGTTGTCTTTTTCTGCTCATCAGCGGTCACATATTGTACCAGGCTGCAACATCGACCACAACAGAGTCTCCATCATCATGGCTATCACTGACTTTCTAGCAGCGTCGGACATTACCTCAGCTATTAATGCTTGTAAAGGTGAGGAAATGAATGTCTTTGGGCTGTGTGTTGCCCTTATCCCAGATCTGAGGCCTTTGTTTCTGCATTTTACTGTAGCTGCATGATATTTTAAAGCACAGGTTGTCTAATATTTTCAATGTTGTTGTCCACTGCTGATAATCTAATCAAgctttttctatcattttattttcagcaaAGGATTCATTTAGCCCAAAGATGTTTTTCAAAACAGTGGGTTTATCCAAGAAAACTCCAACAGAGATCGAGAGGGTCTTCAAAATTTTGGATCAGGACAAAAGCGGCTACATAGAACAGGATGAGTTACAGTTGAGTTTTATACACAGCCTGATATGAATGTCTGTCTGTTCCAGTTAATCCATCAAGCTGTATTTCACCAACCTGTCAATAGTTTTCTTCAGAGAACAGAACAGCATGATACTGTCTGCACTACTTGAGCTGCAGCATTGTGTTTCAGTATGAAATGCAGCACGATTAATGTGTTTATCCCCATTGTTCCCTTtttttgtcgttgttgttgtcatttgtgtgtttgatgttgttCTCTAACTTCCTCCCTGCTCTCCATCAGGCTGTTCCTGCAGAACTTCTCCAAAGGAGCGAGGCCTCTGACTGCAGCTGAGACCAGAGCTTTCCTGCTGGAGGGAGACTCAGATGGTGATGGGAAGATCGGTTGGGAAGGTAGGCAGGTCTGTTTGCCCTCTTGTACTGTCATGAGGACATTTCCTACAAATTGAGAGGTGATTGAGACAAGGGCCTGTGTTTATTCAACTTTAACTACACTTAAGAATATTCTAAAATGCACATGTATGAGTAAAAATGTTCTTTGCTGGATGTGAGGGATAATACACATTTATCAAGCTGCTTACTTACAGTGTAGTGTGGAAGTAACCTTTACATTCAATCAGATATGTGCCatactgttctttttttattattcacaaATCCTTAAATATTACACAGTGATATGTTGTTCTGCATAAACATATATAATTTAAGTTttgaaaaaagttaattttatttgtgtgaaatctTTTATATCTCCGGTagaaattaaaatgagaaattaatattattattacgatatataaaaatacaaatatggaTGGAATAATTGGAAATTTGCTGAAACATTGTCAATGAAGTGCACACAATGACTGTATGTATTGTTATTGCaaacaacattaacacactAGACTACTAATACACTAGACAcgcactagagctgcaacaattagttgattaatcaataagttgatcaacagaaattattttgataatcgattaattgtttcagttattttaatcgaaaaaaaaaaaagtttgatgcttccagcttctcagatgtgatgatttgttgTGTTTCATTGTCATATATGACGGTAAATAATATCTTAACAATTTAGGCtcttggacaaaacaagcaaattgaaagACATTACTGTGgcctctgagaaattgtgaatctttaaacaattaattgattaaaaatgatcagtagaatcaataaggaaaataattcTTAGCTGCAGTCCTAGTTTGCACCCCTTATGAGtgcaataaaagaagaaaagtgagTGGTGTAACATCAATCATTATAATCACTCCACAACATGTCTCAGTAGGTGTGAGCTCTCTTAAATTTAAGAACGTTGTTTAAGTTGTTAAGTTGTAAGATAGTTCTTAGTTCTTTTGATCAGAATCCAGTAAAATAGTAAGAATTGGGATAAATCCTTGAGATAGATTTATCCCTTAAATGTGAATTGTTGGCCATGTAGTGTCCTTCACTTTGTTGCCAGGCAACTAAAGTGCAGCTACAACAATCGCCTCGATCAAAATGTCACTGCCAGAGTTACACACTTCAGAATTATAGGTCAtgtttgtagttgttgtagttgGATGACATAACAAGATTAATGTACCAAAAGAAAGAATTAGGAGGACTAGAATCTAAAAATATCTcaaattatattgtttttttctttttttcagagtTTTCTGCGATGGTCAAGTCTTCATAAGGCCGGCATGACCCCCAGATGATTTGTTGTATGATGACCTCGTTTTATAATGTTGATTAGCTACAGTAAATAATTTAACTTAAGATCTTATGTGTTTAGAGTAGTAAATTATGTTGTAgttcaatgaaaaataaaatgttatatttaattaaaataaacatttcctgtctgttgtgtgtctttCTCCGCCAGACAagtctataaataaatatacttttCACCATGAAATATGAAGGTGTGATTTGTCCTGTTTACATCCAGCGCGAGCCGTGTCAACATGAACTCTCTCATGTGCGTCATGTTATGATGTTATATCGAGCACTGGGAGAGGTCCAGCCTATCCAGCAGCTGGGAGGCTTTGGTTTCTCCGCTAAACGACATGAGTAACTTTCCGCTGTGCAAATGAAGTGTTTGGCATTCTGGCAACCTCCTCAATTTGATACCTTAGACAAGAGTAATTTGGCACGAATTCTATGTTTACGCTCAGACAACATGTACAcaacatttaacacattttctttttaatgctttaataGATGCAAATATGTTGGTTGGAaggttgttttttatatttactaCCATAAAAACACATAGATTCAGACTTGGGGCATCATTATGGTCATTAAAGCCATGTTTTAGATGATTTGGGTGCCATAAAGATCAGATTTCTTTGCCTGGCTGGGTCTTCGATCTGTGCATTACATTAAGAACATATTGTGTTTTATAGTTAAGGGAAGTATGGTTTTACTTTTTTGTCCAGACAAAGTGTTCtccattttttaaagaatattgCCTACAGAATATTAAACTCATggatgaaaactgtgaaaaagaagTTACACATGTCACCAACATCATCAACAATAAGTTTCTATGAATCTGAACtttcttaaattaaaatttaaattattttgtgacTTCCTTGTCTCAAAAGAATAGCACAACCCCACACATCATCGAccacaaatgttttttacatCCATTTTGAATATCACACAGTACTTTAATTGTAAATAAGAACATGTCTGTATATTGACAGTGTACACAAAAGGTAAAATGCCACCATAAAGACAcaataaattcttttttttttttggattagacagaaaatgtttttacattttgcatttgcattttctccTGTCAGGACAGGATTCATCGGATCAGTGGTCCAAATTTATGGCACCCCAGTCCCAAGCCTGGAGTTGTTTATTGGTGTGAATTGCAGATGatgttgggggggtgggggtggcaCAGGCAGGATTTAGCCCAGCCTGGTACAGACTGCAGGATCAGAGGCaggactctggttctgtgaaaacagttatGGGAGGACTGAGTGTGTCTGGCAGAGGTTCAGCGGCGCTGCCCCGAGGACTGCTTGCAGTGACCCAGCAGATTAGCTGTGGGACAGGATAGAGTTTCTGTGCCAGCACATTTACAGGACTTCTGTCAATGAGGCACATTTATTTTGCAACTTTCTCTCAGATGGCAAGCCGCTGCTGGCAAGGTGACAGGGAATATGGGTCATTTCTGTTTCAGCTGCAGCATGAGGACAAACTCTCAGGTGGAGCATTAAGGAAATTAAGTTAATTTGTAGTTCACGCGGGGAAAAATACAAATCTGCTGCAGCCTTTATGGTAAAATCATCAATTACGTGTGGTTTTTGATCTCCTAAAATGTAATCTTAAAGTAATTTCAGTGCGTTTACCAGCCCTAGATatttataatgtgttaataaAATTAAGGTTCAGCTTTCTAAGTATTTGTctcaaatgtatattttaaatcaGAGTTCGAGAGTATGATGGGGAACACTCTCCACTGTCTTGAATTACAGAAGTTCATATCCTAATGGGTTTCCTCCCTGCTGTGAAATATATGTAATTTAAACTGATATTGAAGTAGGGCAGGAATAGTTACAGTATCTGTGTCGTTTGAGGTGAGAGACCTCATTTGACCATATCAAATGTTAAAGGCTAAGGATTATAGTTTTACAAAGCTTTTAAGAAGATTTGAAGCAAAGAAGAATGAAAGAgtgaaatttaaagaaaaagatatTCAAATTTAAAGGAGTCTAGGTGGAACTGAAGCTGCAGTTAAATTACCTGAAGGATAAAAACGGAGTGTTTCCTATATAAGTTTCATGAAATATGTGTACAGGCAATTAAAatttgctgatatttcattATTAACAATTCATCTATCAAAGGAGTCAAAGGAACATCTCAACACTGCCACCTGATGTGTGTCAGGCGCATAACAGGCTGCAGCAACAAGCCTGTCCTCAGAGCAAATATGGGCATGGAGGGACCCCTGCACCATCTCCTCATTTAATATCACTGTTCTGTGCAGTGTGAGAACTCATTACCACATGGTGCCTCCCTGAAAGTGTCAAGATGATGATGGTAATGgcgataatgatgatgatgatgatgccgATGATATCAGCTTTCGGCGTTTCCTAAAAATAGCATCACAAATGGTTTCATCGCCATAAGGAGAAACTGTCTGAATGGATgtaagagatgaaaaataaaaaatgaaaactgtcgCTCCTCAGCTGCGTGTAATCGGACGATGATGATGTGCTATTAATGTCAATTAATCCCTCTGCTCTCGAATCaaacccctcccctccctgccACTGTAGCACATAGTGAGATCTTTTTAAATCTCAAACTTCTTGTTTCCGAGTTTTTACATTTCCTAATCGTATTCCTTTGTACATCTTCAGACAAAAGACCCACctcacatgaataaaaatgcaataaactGTGCAGAATAAGCCACCCAAGAGagaaaaatttgaatttaagtAATACAAGAAGTCGTGAATCCATTTATCCGTTAAAATAATAAGAACTGACAATGGaaatattacatgttttatttagtttatgaGCTACATAGGAATCACATATTCTCTGCTAGAACgtagatgtgttttttttaaactcgTTCGCCACCTTCTGCAgctataatttattttctcttcgTAATATCTCTGTTGGTCAAATCTGTTACAAATGCTACCATTAAGCCAAACGCtagaacagagaaatgttgaataaattCATGTTACCACCTGcgtaaacacaaaaaaaatgttgacacacatgaagacatatttaaatgtaaaaatattttaacacgTTTATCAACATACTATAGCCTGCCATAATCAATCACTTCAACAAGACTTTACTGACACCTGAATGCCAGCAAAGGCATTGCAGACATTTTACGCATGCCATTTACGCACAGGCTCGTTTTCACTGTATCTGCACCGTTCAGAGGGCACGCGAGGGTCATCAATCACATCAAGTGATGGTGTTAATGTGCACAGACAGTAATTTATACTTTACTATAGGTTACACAATTAGCAACAATTACACTACATTTAAtttatcttttctttaattAGGTCGACCATCtgaaaaaacagacatgtaaacttataaaaaataaacataaaaagtgagaacataatacattttacatatatatattttacagacaTTCACATTAAATCCCAATAAAGATTCAATTTAGGCCCTTGGCTATTAAAAACCTTTACATTGCCCCATGTGAAAAGTATTTTATACAATGTTTAAACTGTTGCTATTATGGCACAGTCTACATTAAATTAAGCAAAAACAGTGTC
This sequence is a window from Thunnus albacares chromosome 20, fThuAlb1.1, whole genome shotgun sequence. Protein-coding genes within it:
- the LOC122970903 gene encoding parvalbumin, thymic-like isoform X2 encodes the protein MRSHIVPGCNIDHNRVSIIMAITDFLAASDITSAINACKAKDSFSPKMFFKTVGLSKKTPTEIERVFKILDQDKSGYIEQDELQLFLQNFSKGARPLTAAETRAFLLEGDSDGDGKIGWEEFSAMVKSS
- the LOC122970903 gene encoding parvalbumin, thymic-like isoform X1, which encodes MRSHIVPGCNIDHNRVSIIMAITDFLAASDITSAINACKAKDSFSPKMFFKTVGLSKKTPTEIERVFKILDQDKSGYIEQDELQLFLQNFSKGARPLTAAETRAFLLEGDSDGDGKIGWEGRQSFLRWSSLHKAGMTPR